In Schizosaccharomyces osmophilus chromosome 1, complete sequence, the genomic window AGAGGTGGTCGCCAAGCAGTTTCTGCCGCAAGAACAGCTGATTTGATTCTTATGGTGTTGGATGCCACAAAAGCTGCAGACCAACGTGAAAAAATCGAGTACGAGCTTGAACAAGTGGGCGTACGACTCAATAAAAGGAGACCAGACGTTACCAttaattataaaaagaacGGTGGCATCAAATTCAACCATACAGTTCCTTTGACCCATATGGATTTTAAGATGGCTTTTAACATTCTTCATGAATACAAACTTCACAATGCTGACATTTTGATTCGTGAAGATATTACTGTGGATGACTTTATTGATGTGGTTATGGGAAATAGAAGATACCTAAATTGTCTTTATTGCTACAGTAAAATCGATGCTGTCTCTTTAGAAGAAGTTGATAGACTAGCCCGTTTGCCCAAATCCGTCGTTATTAGTTGTAACTTGAGATTGAATCTGGATTTCCTGAAGCAAAGAATTTGGGAGGAACTCAGCCTTAACAGAATTTATACTAAACGGAAGGGTGAATTTCCTGACTTTAGTGAAGCTTTGATCGTCCGTAAAGGCTCAAATATTGAACAAGTTTGCAATCGAATTCACAGAAGCTTGGCCGAGCAACTTAAATACGCTTTGGTATGGGGAAGTTCCGCGAAACATAGCCCTCAGTTGGTTGGTCTCAGTCATTGTGTACAAGAAGGAGACGTGGTTACAATTGTTACAAAGTgatgaaaaagtatataTGGATACGTATactctaaaaaaaattcgaaGCGTGCTTCGTATAAGTTTTGCTAcaagttttaaaaagatATACACATAATTATTTTGattaaaaatttaataTGATGGTGAAAAGGAAGTTCAAGATTTCACATATGTTCTATATGATCTAAATTAGGAACCCATAATTTTGGATTCCAGTAACCAAGATTACTGAATTGTACTTCATATGTACAGCTCCATCGTAACAATTATAGTTTGATCATAACGAGTGAGATAAGTTATTAAGCCATAGGAGCGACAGGCAACCCGTAAGAGTCACCtttaatttccttttgtaacTGTTCATAATAGCCATAAATGGTGGTAGTGCAAAGCAGAACAGCAGTGCCCGATCCCAATGCACCAAGAAGATCAGAAGCGACAGCAAGGGCGCCAACACAGGCACCGGAAAGCAAAGCAGCAGTGGGAATAAGACGCTTTAATTCTTTGTACATACTTCCTTCCCGATATCCAGCCATCACCAATTGCTGGCTCTTTAATTGCTTAGCAACATCACGTGGGCTGGAACCAGAAACCTCGATCCAAAGCTTAGAGAAGACTGCGCAAGCTACCATGGTGAAGCCAACGTAAACCAAAGTATGAATGGGATCGATAAGAGCATCTTGGAGGGAAATTGGTGGAGAGAGATAGTAAGAAAGACCAGAAACGGCACCTTGCTCCCACACACCCAAGAGACGAACCAAAAAGTTATCAGAAAAGCGGTTGAACAAAAGACGGCTAGCCAAAAACAGGTTGGAAGTTAAGGCAGACTGCAACATGATGGGAGTGTTGGAAGTGTATAAAAGCTTGATTGGGAAAGTACTGCGGAAACCACGGAATTTCTGAGAACGAATGGGAATTTCAACGCGGAAATCTTGCAAGTAAATAACAACTCCAAAGATCATAAGAGTAGCGAAGAAGTTCCAGAGATTGGGCAATTGAATATGACTGCTAGTAAGGCCAGTACGGAAAAATGATTGATACAAGGCGGATATTTTGTTGTCCCACTTGAGCATgacataaacaaaattgattACAGCACCTTCAAATTGAACTCCGTTGGCAATATGGTACGTGGTTGGAGAGAAAGCTTTCCAGAAAATACTTTCACAATTGATGGTAGCAATAAAGAGAGAAATACCAGAGCCGAGTCCATAACCCTTCTGCAAGAGCTCatccaaaagcaaaacgATTATACTAGCAGCAGCAAGTTGAAGAATTAACAGAAGACAGATACCAGCTCCAAGGTCTTGAGGGCGACCATACATTCCGGTTAAAACATAAGCGGTAGCTTGACCAAACGCGATAATAATTGCCAGAACTGTTCAATGTTagcattgaaaataaaaaaggaagcagAGATTGAGAAAACCAATAAATTCTTAGAGCAATAATATGtttcttgctttcaaaATGCAGGAACGTATAGTCATTGAAGGATACGCTTGCTGACCTCTTCATCAATTGTCTTACATTTTTGGGCAATTTGGTACATTTCTCTATCAGATTTCAATTCCATATTGACCTCAATTAACTGAGAACCGACGAGAAGCTGAATCAACATGCTAGAAGTAACGATGGGTGAAATACCCAATTCCATAAGAGTGCTAATTATGTGTTAAAAAGGTAAAGTTCAATGAAAACACGTCCAGTTTCTGTTATAAGTGTTTTCTtaactttttctcttctaaataaaagatttaaCCTGAACGTGTAATTTCACATACCCTCGATTTGCAGCCAAAATCATACGCAGCCACCTAATGTCCGttagcttttgttttaaacCTTCCCTGTGTAACCTACAATAATGGATCTGAGGTATCGGAGGAAACAATGCCGTAAAGAGGTACTTGCGACATAACCAAGAAGATCAGTAGTGTAACGCCTGTCCAAAGCATTTTCTGTTTAAATGGAACCTAACGCTGTTAAAATACGCGCTTTCACAGAATTTTTGAGGATATACATCCTCCAAATAGTCATACTTTGCGTTCAGGAGCAGCAATCTCCGGCAAAAAAGGAGCGAATGGTTTAACCAAGTCTAGAAATCGTACTACAAGATGTtagcaattttttaatgGGCTAAAGTCCTTACAATCACTCATTTTGgtgtgtttttttttggtttgtaCCAACACTTTCCTTTGTTGGTTCTTGTTGACAGTGTCTTTGACTTGACATATATGgggaaagaagaatagtGAGATAGAGCACAACTTgggaaattgaaaatacaGGAGCCTAATGAAGCGTTAGTTTGTTTAGTACTATAATTTAAAGTGTCTTATTAGATATTAATGTGACAGGAAGAGTTACGTTAGTAAACAGAAAGGTTTCAAATGcagaatgaaaaggaaccaCATCTCATAAAATGAACAGATTTAATGTATTAATAATTATAGCCTAATCGAAAGAAGGAGAAACAATGGTTTCAGCTGCTTTCAAAGCCCTTAGTTCTTCTAAGTTTCGAAGCAACAGGGAAACAACATAGATTATTCAATTATCATGAAACTCTCGCATTCAAAGATACATCAATCAATTTAAATACAAGTCAACGAGACTTATGAAAGTTACTTCCTTCACGTTCTTCATCGGACGCACGTACAGattccaatttttctcATGTTCGTCGTTatcaaaaggaatttcCATGTTCAAGACTTGTCATGACAGCTTGTTTTTCCAGAATGGAATGATAAGTCCCTTGGAAGTTCTTAAAAGTTTGGTGCCAAATATGATTGAGTCCGAATACTAGCTTTAAATGCAAccaaaagatatatatatcttcAATGGCCTACTCTAAACCTCTCATCATCATAGCATGAATAACAGCAGAGAAAGCAAGTCATTTCCAGTCTTGAATTCTAAATCAGAACTCAAACGTGAATGACTTTCCTCAATTTGAACGCTCTCATTTCCGTATGTGGTCTAGCTTTCTGTGTAATATTCCTCACTGAAAACCAGAAACTGAGCAGGCGAACTTTGGTATAAATAATGGTTCCGCAtcagcttttcttttacagattcaaaagaaaaggggTACACCAAGGTCAACAAACTAGAGTTTATTATTTCCAAGTGTCGAGGTCAAACTCCATCAAAGAAACTCTTTCAGAAAATGGTAGTTTTTCGTGCTTATAATATCATAGTTAAACGAACTCGAAAAACATAACCTTGCAGGATTCTCGTAGTTTAAGCGTAACTGATACTTATCCAAGTTGCAACATTCTCTAGTTAGAATGAAAGTATGAGTAAGGAATGTTACAGTTTAAGcatatatttttgattaAAGATGATTAGAGAACAAAAGACTTATAATCTCTTATACGAAACGTGTAAATTAGGATAGGACTTTTGGGAGCTGATGGTTTCGTCTAGTGTAGACCTACTATGTTAGCCTTCTCTCATTCAACTGAAAACATTCAcatactttcttttttcaatctATTTTCATGAAAGTTCTTTATCCTTTGATAGATTGGTCATTTTGAGCttacaattcttttgtttgaaagaGTCTTTGATAAAAATCACAAGCGCGAGAAATACTCTCTTTATtaattctctttctttactaTATCTATTTGAAACGGTTGATTGAAAAAACCAAGACACACAGTACATCCTTCTATAAGCAACATGGAGCTGGACTTACATCCCAAGCATGAATTTATGAACAGTACGAAGAATGGGGCAGATTTCGATGATAGTGTACATtccaagagaaaaaaggagTCTCATGCAAATGATGGGTTTACCGAGTACTGTACATTGACAGGTCATACGAAGAGTGTTACAAGCATAGCGGTGTCTCCGGATAAACGGTGGATCGCAACCGCATCTGCTGATGCAACTATAAAACTTTGGAGTACTTTAACTTTTCGTTTAGAATGTACGTTGTTTGGTCATAGCAGAGGCATCTCAGAAATACGATGGGCAAGTGGAGGCAGGTACCTTGCTAGCGCTTCGGATGATAAAACAGTGCGTATTTGGGACACAGAAAATCGATCTAGTGCTCGCTGCTTACAGGGTCATACTAGCTTTGTCTCTTCTGTCGACTTTAATCCAATGGGTACATTATTAGTTTCGGGCTCGTGGGATGAAACAGTACGCATTTGGAGTGCACAGGATGGAAGATGCATCCGCATGTTACCAGCGCATTCTGAGCCTATTATATCTGTCTCAATTTCTCCGGATGGAACCCTTTGTGCGTCAGCAAGCTATGATGGCATGGCTCGAATTTGGGATGTCATGAGCGGCCAGTGTCTCAAAACACTTGTGGAACCAATCAATGTTCCTTTATCAAGTATAAAATTTAGTCCTAATGGACAGTACTTGGTTGTCAGTAATTTAAACTCACAGATGCGCCTTTGGGATTATCGCAACAATCGTGTAGTTCATTTATATGATCAccataaaaataatcattttTCTATGTCGTGGGATTTCTATTTATCCAAATATTTTCCCTGGAAATCAAGTCATGATGAAGAGCATCATACGAAGACTGAGATGTCAGCCTTCGAAGACGTTTATCTTCTTATTCCAAGTGAAGACGGTCGCGTTTACGTTACGGATCCCACCACGAAGGTTGTAGCGGATAATTCGATTCAGCATTCAGATGCGCCAAATGTCTCTATGTTGCACGTCGCTTCGTTAGGACCGTTCATTGTGTCTGCCGGGACAGATCCCTATGTCAGGGTCTGGGCTCCTGAAAGACTTTTCACAGAAGCAAaaactgaagaagaacaaaatgaaaaaataccACAAGAAACTTTGCCTATACGACAGCACAGTCCTACACTTTTACCGATGGAAGAGAATCCGGACCAGCAAGTTTTAACGCAAAACTCCCAagattccttttcaaaCCAAGAACAAGGATCAGATGGAACTTCTAGTACTGAAAGCATGCCAGATCCAAGGACCTTGAATGTGTCCTAAGAACTGGAAATCAATGTTGATTAAAAGGGTGTTTATTCTGTTACACATCGTGGCATTTCCATTGTAAATAGCGGCATACTTTCACCATTTAGCTGGGAGTGAAATAATAAGACTCTAATTTATACGCAAATTTGCTTACACGTGAAAACAGGAGGTTACCAGCTAAGTTACTTTAATTCTCAAAACAAAGTactttgaaatttatttttgttttatttaattcgtacttttcgatttttcATCCAGAGTGACTAGCAACAATGTATCTTTCTCTTACTTCATATAAACTGGAAATTTGAAGGTTAATTTTATCGGTTGGAAACCACATTGAAAAGACCACTACACACTTTGAAATGTCAGTTAATTCTTCGCAAACAGATTCTAATACTGTGCAAGTCGACGAGCAAGCGAAGACTTGGATTCAAggaaaagttgaagaagaattgaaacGCCTTGAAAGTATCGGCGCAAAAGCGGTCCCTTTAACTGTCAAGAACTATAGTGTTATTTTGGATGAGAATACGGATACTGTGATGAACAGAATTGAGCTGAAGACCAGTTTTGACTTTAACCATGTGCAACAGATCCTGTTGTCACCAGCTCAACCATATCCTCATGATTCAAATCTTAAATTTTTGTACTTGGTAATTTTGACAAATTTACCTCATCCTATGTTGATCCCTTACCTGTTTACACCAAAAGTCGTCGGCAAGAACTTGTTACCAAGAGCTGATGGACTCGTCGAAAATACTTTGAAGCGTTGGATTTTTATTAACGAGAAGTTGCAAAGAGCCGATCATGTTGTTCGTGAATATCAGGACGTTGAGTGAGTTTGTGATGGTGCACCACATATACACTCAGGATGATTTTTTCTCCTTGGCGAAACATACTGACTATGTACAATTATTTACTTAGCTTAgagcttttattttattttttggtcGGGCTTACATTGAAATATATTTGGTTTCATGAATCTATAGTAGCTTATAACACATACCATACCATGTAAGAGACACAACTTTGGTTCATTTGAAAGTGAACTATCTGACTTTGTCCGACATTATTAGGCAATTAACGCTTATTGCTATAATTCTATTTATTCACAAGAAATGCTGTAACTAAGCAACTGTCAAAGATATGCCGTTTGAGTATACAAAACTTTCCATCAGGGATTATGAACTTATAACTTCTTCTGAAATGCTCTGTATAGACAAtttaaaactttcaaaacagGTTTAACAATGCATAATAGCAACTTAAGCTCTTGAACCACCGCAATAAACATGCACAATATATACACTGAGATATATTTTAAATGCGACCGGCTGCAAGCAATTGCTTGCAAACAAATACTAAAGCAACATCCAGGAATCCGTACAAACAATGcgtaaaataaataaagaacaCATAGAGATAGATAAATACTAAATACAAAACGTATACAACACCTTAACACTCAAACGCCTCAATCGACGATGCTAGACGAAATCTGTAGTAATCATAAAATATATgcatattttcaaaagcctTGCAACGAGTAAAACAGAACATATCCAGAATGGAAACTTTGTACAGCCAACTTCTCAAACGCTAAAGTCCCCAACATGCGATTTTTGAAGAACTCCAGACCCCATATCCAAGCTTTCAAACATATCTTTTCGCATTCTGTAATATCTGCACCAGTCGCGAACGGAGGCAGAGAAAAACAGGAAGCTCAAAAATAGAATTTCCATTCTTAGATGCCTGTACACAATAGACAATCGTTTGCCAGAACTCACTTTGGAATTATATACGTAGTGCAAAACGAAGCATATGCATGCCGAAGCTATTAAGAAAATCCTAAATGTCATAAAAATTGAAGGGAGAATGGGTACCgtaaataaagagaaagaatttgGGTTACCGCTATGTTCGGGATTTACCATCAAATGCATTGTTTCTAAGCCAGCTAAGCCGCCTAACATGTTTCTACCAACCGAGCGAAAAGTACCATTACTATGAGACTCATTTAGATTTTGTGACTGCACCCGCCTCAAATCATGAGATGGAATGCCGGTTTCGGGCACAGTATTCATACCGTCCCTATGAAGAACATATGCATTGTTGTCAACCAATCCATAAGTATCACGCTGTGCAGTGTTGCCAGCCAGCGAAACGTTGAGAGTGTTGGATGGTGCTGGCGCATACGCATATTGAGGTAATGATTGATTATTGGTAGCTGAAATCGGTTGTCCGTTGGAGTTAACAGAATTCATTGTACTCTGTTGAGAGTACTTGTTTGAATTATGCAAAGGAAGTGACTGAGAAGGAGCAGAAAGCGACTGTTGGACAGCCATCATATATTCAGACAGACGACTTTGAAGGTGTTGATTTTCCTCCACCAACCTTTTATTCTCAGAACGCAGATGTCGAATATATTCGGTAGCTTTCGAAAGAACAGTAGCTTTGTTAAGTTTTCTGATAGACATATTAAAGCTAACATTTTTACCATCGTCAGACTTTGATCCAATCTTAGAACACATGCTCTGTAGCGACGGAATTGCATTTCGTAGTTCTGTAATTTTATCATTAAGGTTAGACctgtattttttctctaCCACATTGTgagaattctttttatttgattgaCCGAACACTCTATAACGGGATTGTGTAGGTGACACACCTTCGTTTCTAATTTGTTCTACGCTGAACTTCAACGGAGAAGAGCGTGCGTTTCCAAGATCttggcttttttcttggataGGTGCATCTGAATTCGAAGAAGAttcatttctatttaaGTTTGAAGTGTCAAAATCATTTATGtaatcttcttctttcactTTTCCTAAAGTGGGAGACGGAAGAAATTTGTCACCATCTTTGTATATGTTGTTTGAGTCAAAGGCATCCGACAAAGAAGACGCCTTGTATTCATCGCCATTACACACGTGCGAAGGGGACACATGCAGGACAGATGGCTGTTCACTCTGTGAAGTAGAAGTACTTTGACGAGACGACATATATAAGTTCCCTTTGGGTACATCGTCGACAAACCGATGATCAGGACTGAATACGGATGGTGAAGAGTAAATGTCTACGTAATCCTGTTGCCCAGCTGTTTCTGGGGTATTGATCATTCGTGAAGTCGAAGAAAAATCTCCCAGACCCATGTTCATGGAAGtttgagaagaaaaagcggCATCtgattcttcaaagttAAAGTTTCCAGATGCTGAATTTTGCGTAGCATTGTTATGTTGAGTATAATACGGTCCAGGGTGGGAGTTATGATAGCTGTGGGATAGTTGAGGTGAGTTTGTGAAAGTATCTGTACTCGGCGTCACAGAATACTGTTCTGGTAGTCCCGCGGAAGGGGGACCATAATTTATGGAACGACTCTTAAAAGGAGTAAACGGAGGTGCATAGGTAGCACTACTTTGAGAGTCAGAGATAGGAGGATTAGGGGGAGCAGATACCAGCGGTACGGTATTGTTGATCGGTTCTATaacttgtcttttttctgcAGGACGTTGGGTTTGGTCCATAGACGGAGGAGCATAGATGCGACCAGGAGGAGGAGAACCGATAGAAACTGTGGAAGAGTTCACTACTGCCTTTGGAGAAAGATAGCCATTTGAATCGAGTAATTGTGAAGGACTTGACCACTCTGCGGGGTGTAATGAACGATTTGCCGCTACGTGTTGTATAGGATGTTGCGAAGAGGTTGTACTGAAATTCATCAGATGTGGTGGAAGAGACTCTGCATGATATGGAAAGACGCCTGGAGTAGACGAACTTTGTTTTAGAGGTTGAGAAGTTGAATGTGTTCTGGCATGGGAATACGGAAATGAGTCGTTGGGTGTCATCAGAGAAACTGAAAAATAACAGCACGTTATAGACAGAAGAGTATAAGTAATTAAGCAGGAGAgagaaaatgcaaaagaaagagtgactgaagaaagacaaagaaatcagcaattgaaatgaaagagtGAGAATGGTGGAAATAATGCAAGGATGAGACGAAACCAATGCtttcaaataattaaaaaccaaaataaaaaaacgaGTCTAAGAAtaacgtaaacaaaagacaagTACGTAAACAGttgtaaagaaacaatAGCAATTCGGATATAGCGTATCAAAATAAGGAAGATCGAAGCGAGAATTGAAATCtcgtaaaaaaaatgggGTCTTCAAGCAAATATGAAGATGATATACAGAATTACTAAAAAGGAGACTGTACTAGCCAGTCCTTGATCAGTTTTTGAATAACGCGTAAAAcatgcaaaaagaatgaaaagagcTCGTTCTTTGGAATGGGGGTTTTTTCACTGGCTTCCACGAAGAATATTAAATAATTCCACACACCTATAATAATTTTGGCAACCAGATTGCCCGTTTAATGTCCCACGATTACTGGTATCGCGAAATGCTTGCAATCCTGAAATCGAGTCGTTTTCCGTCCAAAAGAGtgcaaaacaagaaacagACGCGTAGGAAGCAACGCGATCGCGATAAAATAAGTACAATACGAATATAtggaaatcaaagaattcaCTGTTTCACAAGTTTCCGGAACGTGTCGTAGAAAACAACGGATGTATTAATATTCCTGcgcttttatttaaatacTTCTTTAAAGAGAACTGTCTACGAGGATTTATGCTCAAATCAAGACAAGTATGTAAAAAGTTAGGAAATGtatcttccaaaacgctTGGTTTGGACTGTACGTATTGTTACTTTGCCGAAGAGGGAACAAGTGGGTAAAAAGCCTcgttaataaataaaagccGAGAGTAATTTGTACGCGGTTGATTTCTGCTTTCGGTCTCGTTTCTCGCTTTTATAACTTGATAAATTGTTAAAACATGTTATAAatgagttttcttttcagattcctttctttttatgatattttttttttggcgTCCTACCCTTAGCTTTTACAATGATATTGCCAGGGGTCCGTATCGTATTAAGATCTGTTCTCTACCAGTATACTACCACCAAATCAGTTCCGTAAAAGATTCTTGGTTTCTTGACTTTATAAGTTATTAAGATGGTTGTACGTATACGCTTAGCTCGCCATGGCGTGCGCAATCGTCCTTTTTATCACATTGTCGTCTGTAATGCTTGGTATGTTGAATCAAATCTACTTGCTGATGTGTCTTTGGACCGTACATGGTTTTTCGAGCACTCATTATTTGCctctttctattttttaaattggaCTTTTAGAAGCGACGTCTTTTACTAACACGAAACACAGGAAGGCGCCCAGGGCGAAACCCCTTGAGACCATTGGGACCTTTGATCCTattccaaagaaggaagatcCGAAAGACATAATTCCTAGAATAAAGGATATAGAACTCAACGTTCATCGATTCAAATATTGGGTCAGTGTTGGCGCTCAACCCTCAGACACTGTCCGCTCTTTAGCAGAAAAGGTATGTATTGACTATTGACCGCCATAATTCGTTGTTTTTTATGCAAACACTAACAAACGTGGTAGTTTCAATTACTTCCCAAAAAGCCTACTCCTTAATTCCCTACCCCTAAAGAATTTGGTTCTTTTGCAACCATGGAAAAACTGCTATCCTTGCATTTACTCGCCTTACTTGATATTGTATTTCTATTCTAGTATCTAATTTACacttttcctcttctttcttgcaAATTTGACATTTACATTTACTCCGCTTTTGCTCTACCATCATTTAAAACGTTTTTACTCTCAAAAAtgcaatttttgaaagtgaCTCATATACTACGgagaaaaacttttcctttcttaaATTctaagaaaataaaatcaaaaatacaTGACTGTAAGGTTTTTATTGCTAATTTCACAACATACGGAACATGATAAATAAACCTGAAAGTCGAGTAACTGTTTAGTATGGAAgagaatgaatgaataaTCTCGTAAAAGTAATGTAGGCTGAACAAAGGCGTTTAGAAGAAAACCATGATAAGCACGATGGCGTTAAAACAGAAGGAGTTgcttattattttttttttttttttttttttcactttgcCTCAGACTTTCCCGAGCCTCAAGTATGCATTCGTGCAAATGCTAATGAAGATAGGCATAACTTCGCTTCATTGGTAATGTgattaagaaaaattacTTTCAAAAGTCGTTTTCAAAACAAGTCGTTCCTACATCTAACATCACCAAATAGTAACGAGAACAAAACtatataaaaattaaaaccaaaacatGTATATTGTAGAGAGTGAAAAAGTTAAGGCAACCAACATAGGATTACGTTCTTCTTACTGGGTGGTCACCAGGTTTGCATTCAGGTTGTGTATCGCCGACATATACCCAATATCCAGGTTCAATAATTTCTTGCACAGACTGAGCTAGCAAATTACGAGCCGAGCTTTCATCAGGTTGCCATTCAAAGTATCTGCGTTTCCATT contains:
- the gtp1 gene encoding cytoplasmic translation associated GTP binding protein Gtp1 — its product is MGAAEKILEIEAEMRRTQKNKSTEYHLGLLKGKLARLRTQLLEPTTKAGPKGEGFDVAKSGDARAAFIGFPSVGKSTLLSAITKTRSATANYEFTTLTAIPGVLEYDGAEIQMLDLPGIIEGASQGRGGRQAVSAARTADLILMVLDATKAADQREKIEYELEQVGVRLNKRRPDVTINYKKNGGIKFNHTVPLTHMDFKMAFNILHEYKLHNADILIREDITVDDFIDVVMGNRRYLNCLYCYSKIDAVSLEEVDRLARLPKSVVISCNLRLNLDFLKQRIWEELSLNRIYTKRKGEFPDFSEALIVRKGSNIEQVCNRIHRSLAEQLKYALVWGSSAKHSPQLVGLSHCVQEGDVVTIVTK
- the mrps16 gene encoding mitochondrial ribosomal protein subunit S16; protein product: MVVRIRLARHGVRNRPFYHIVVCNAWKAPRAKPLETIGTFDPIPKKEDPKDIIPRIKDIELNVHRFKYWVSVGAQPSDTVRSLAEKFQLLPKKPTP
- a CDS encoding Schizosaccharomyces specific protein, translating into MSVNSSQTDSNTVQVDEQAKTWIQGKVEEELKRLESIGAKAVPLTVKNYSVILDENTDTVMNRIELKTSFDFNHVQQILLSPAQPYPHDSNLKFLYLVILTNLPHPMLIPYLFTPKVVGKNLLPRADGLVENTLKRWIFINEKLQRADHVVREYQDVE
- the sec61 gene encoding translocon alpha subunit Sec61; protein product: MSDLRFLDLVKPFAPFLPEIAAPERKVPFKQKMLWTGVTLLIFLVMSQVPLYGIVSSDTSDPLLWLRMILAANRGTLMELGISPIVTSSMLIQLLVGSQLIEVNMELKSDREMYQIAQKFLAIIIAFGQATAYVLTGMYGRPQDLGAGICLLLILQLAAASIIVLLLDELLQKGYGLGSGISLFIATINCESIFWKAFSPTTYHIANGVQFEGAVINFVYVMLKWDNKISALYQSFFRTGLTSSHIQLPNLWNFFATLMIFGVVIYLQDFRVEIPIRSQKFRGFRSTFPIKLLYTSNTPIMLQSALTSNLFLASRLLFNRFSDNFLVRLLGVWEQGAVSGLSYYLSPPISLQDALIDPIHTLVYVGFTMVACAVFSKLWIEVSGSSPRDVAKQLKSQQLVMAGYREGSMYKELKRLIPTAALLSGACVGALAVASDLLGALGSGTAVLLCTTTIYGYYEQLQKEIKGDSYGLPVAPMA
- the swd3 gene encoding Set1C complex WD repeat protein Swd3 → MELDLHPKHEFMNSTKNGADFDDSVHSKRKKESHANDGFTEYCTLTGHTKSVTSIAVSPDKRWIATASADATIKLWSTLTFRLECTLFGHSRGISEIRWASGGRYLASASDDKTVRIWDTENRSSARCLQGHTSFVSSVDFNPMGTLLVSGSWDETVRIWSAQDGRCIRMLPAHSEPIISVSISPDGTLCASASYDGMARIWDVMSGQCLKTLVEPINVPLSSIKFSPNGQYLVVSNLNSQMRLWDYRNNRVVHLYDHHKNNHFSMSWDFYLSKYFPWKSSHDEEHHTKTEMSAFEDVYLLIPSEDGRVYVTDPTTKVVADNSIQHSDAPNVSMLHVASLGPFIVSAGTDPYVRVWAPERLFTEAKTEEEQNEKIPQETLPIRQHSPTLLPMEENPDQQVLTQNSQDSFSNQEQGSDGTSSTESMPDPRTLNVS
- a CDS encoding membrane-tethered transcription factor; protein product: MTPNDSFPYSHARTHSTSQPLKQSSSTPGVFPYHAESLPPHLMNFSTTSSQHPIQHVAANRSLHPAEWSSPSQLLDSNGYLSPKAVVNSSTVSIGSPPPGRIYAPPSMDQTQRPAEKRQVIEPINNTVPLVSAPPNPPISDSQSSATYAPPFTPFKSRSINYGPPSAGLPEQYSVTPSTDTFTNSPQLSHSYHNSHPGPYYTQHNNATQNSASGNFNFEESDAAFSSQTSMNMGLGDFSSTSRMINTPETAGQQDYVDIYSSPSVFSPDHRFVDDVPKGNLYMSSRQSTSTSQSEQPSVLHVSPSHVCNGDEYKASSLSDAFDSNNIYKDGDKFLPSPTLGKVKEEDYINDFDTSNLNRNESSSNSDAPIQEKSQDLGNARSSPLKFSVEQIRNEGVSPTQSRYRVFGQSNKKNSHNVVEKKYRSNLNDKITELRNAIPSLQSMCSKIGSKSDDGKNVSFNMSIRKLNKATVLSKATEYIRHLRSENKRLVEENQHLQSRLSEYMMAVQQSLSAPSQSLPLHNSNKYSQQSTMNSVNSNGQPISATNNQSLPQYAYAPAPSNTLNVSLAGNTAQRDTYGLVDNNAYVLHRDGMNTVPETGIPSHDLRRVQSQNLNESHSNGTFRSVGRNMLGGLAGLETMHLMVNPEHSGNPNSFSLFTVPILPSIFMTFRIFLIASACICFVLHYVYNSKVSSGKRLSIVYRHLRMEILFLSFLFFSASVRDWCRYYRMRKDMFESLDMGSGVLQKSHVGDFSV